CATCGCTCGCGACGATCCGTGCCACGTCGAAGACGATCAGCGTGCCTAATGCGACCGCGACCGCAGCCAGCGGATGGGTCCGCCGCCACAGCACGCAAAGGGCGACCACGATGCTGACGGCCAGGGCGGTCAGCAGCCAGGTTCGGTCCGGACGTAGCGCTGCCTCGATGAGCGACGCCGCGACGGCCACGCCGAGCAGTGCCCAGTCCCGCCACCCCGTACGGGTGGCTGTGCAGGACGAGGTTCGCTCAAGAGCGCCCGGAGGCTGTTCGCCACCATCAGCCAATCTTAGAGCCGCCGTGCCGTGCCGGTCGCGGATCAGCCGAAAGAATAGGAAAAATGACCCATACCAAAGGCCAGGAAGATCTAGCCAGAAGACCGATGGCACCGAGCAGACCCCGGCGTCGTCGCTGAGGGTTCCCCCTTGCGGGCCGCTGGGGTCACGTCGCGAGATGGACCGTGGCTGCCGCGACCATCGGACGCCCCAGACGGGCAGGCCCCCTGCGGGGGCGATGACCGGTGTGGACTTGGGTCACAGGGAAGATCGGAGCGGAACCGCAGCGTTTCGTTCGGTCCACATCTCTCGCAGGCACCAGGAAGTCCACACGACCATGCCGAACAGGGCGACCCACATCGTCACCCAGCCGACCTGCTGCGCCACAGGGTCCTGCGGGGTGTGTTGATAGACCCCTGAACTGGTGCTGGCCGTGTAGGCGAACGGCATAGCGCCGGCCAGGAGCCCGATGACACCCCTTCGCCGGATTAGAGCGATCACGAGGCCCAGCGCCAAACCACTCAGCGCGCCAAACACGGAGTAGGCAATGACGTCCGTCACGATACCTAGCACGTCGACAGGCGTACCGAGCCCCGCGTAGACGCCCGCTCGAGCGTCCCAGACGTAGTACGACCACACCGCGGGAAGTAGGAAGCTGATCACCAGACGACCGGCGCGCAGCCAGTGACTGGCCGCGACTCCACTCAGCAGTCCAGCGGCCTGCCAGCACCAGTCCCTGCCCATCACTTTTGAGGTGTACTCAGACCCAGGACCGAGGCCGTGGTTGACCGCGGCGGTCAGCGCTCCGAAAGCGCACCCTAGGACGATGCGGAAGATGAGTTGCTGAGACGGGCCTCGAGACTTGGGCAAGCGATCTCCTTTGGCAGACAAAGAGGCGGAGGCCCGAGATCCGGACCTCCGCCTCCAAGGCTAGAGGCTACTTGCGCCAGTACGCGTAGCAGGTGGCTGTGGTGAATGCCGTGACCTTCGATGCGGCGACGGTGCCTTTCAGCCTCCAGTCGCTGTCTCCGATGCTGTCCATCAGGACGCTCGAGCCGTGAGACACGGTCTCGTGCTGGTACTGGGAGTAGCAGTTCTTCTGACCAACCCAGTTGAAGGAGGAACCGTAGGACCAGATGCCGCCTCCGACTTCCTGCACCCCACGGGCGCTGATGCCGTTCGCGACGACGCCGTCAGTGCCGTCGACGACGATCTTGCCGACGCCGGTGTAGGCGACCCAGCCGCCGCTAGCAGTGATGCCCTGGTCGATGATCTTGATCGACGAGGTCGCCTTGACCTTGACGGTGACCGACTTCGTGTCGAGGTCCTGGCTGGGGCTGGCCCCGGCAGGAGACGCCAGCAGCAAGACACTCGCTGCGACGGCTGACACACAAACCCCAAGTGCGCGCTTCTTGACACCAAACTTCATCCGAGATCCCTCCGTAGCATCGCGCCCAACGCGCACGCGGAAACGTGGGTTCGGGTGTTCTTCATTTGGGGGTTCGTGGTTGGTAGTCGCGTGTGGTGTCGATGGTGAGTTCGCGGAGGAGTTCGCCGGTGATCGCGTTGACGACTCTGACGTCGAGGTCCTGGACGAGCAGGATGACGTGGGTTCGGCTGTGGGTTCGGCCGATGCCGAGGTGGCGGAGCTGGCCGGCGACGCGCAGGGTCACGGTGCCGGATTGTCGACGCGGTCGTGGCGGATCCGGTCGTGGCTGTCGGCATCACGGCTGGGCCCGGGTAGGGCCTTGGGTAGCTGGTTGTAGAGCGCTGCTGGCGTGGCTAGGTGCGGCAGTGAGCGGTGCGGGCGGTGCTGGTTGTACTCGTTCCGGAACCAGTCCAGGAGTGATTCGCCCCGGGTTCCATGGAGGTGGTGTGGCCCCGGCGTCCACGTGGCCAGCGCTCGGCGGCGCCTTGGATTGCCGGGATCAACGCGATCGAGCGCAGCAATAATGAGTTGAACGACCAGATCACCGGACGCGCGCGCATCCACGCGTCCTGCTGCCCTACGGCACCGGACCCTCGGCCGCTGGAGTGCAGAAGTGGAGTGCAGAGCCTGATCGTGCCCCGGGTACTCTCAAGTCTGCCGACCGCGGTTCACCCTGGGCTGCCACCTTCTCGCTCTAGCTTTCGAGGTCTCGAGTGCCGGTCCTGCTCTTGGTCGGGGCTGGCCACGCCCACCTCTACGTCGTGAAGCGCGCCGGGGAGCTGGCTGCCGCCGGGTATCGGGTGTACCTGCTGGCCCCGCGATTCTTCGACTACAGCGGTGTCGCGTCGGCCACGGCCGCTGGTGCGCTGGCTAGCGACGCCGGGCAGATCGATGTGCGGGCGCTGGCGGGCGTCTCCGGCGTGGAGTTTCACGAGGGCACACTGGAGTCTCTGGATCCTGAGGCGCGGATCGCGGTCACGTCGGACGGTGACCATCTGTCGTACGACGTGCTCTCGATCAACATCGGCAGTGTGGTGGCGCCGGCCGGCATGCACGTTGATCCGGTCGTCCTGAGGGTGAAGCCGTTGAGCGGTCTCGCTGATCTGGATGCCCGGCTGCGAGCTTCAGGGCAACAAGGTGCCACGGTCACAGTCGTGGGTGGCGGTGCCTCTGGCTTGGAGCTGGCGGCCCACCTGTCGGTGCGATCGGACGTCGTACAGGTCCGGTTGGTGGAGGCCGGGACCCTCATCGGTGCGGACCTGCCCGAAGGCGCACGCAAGCGGATCGTGCGGCTCCTCGCAGCGCGCGGCGTGGCCGTTCACACCGGGTGCGTGGTGCGGGACCTCGGCGAGCGACAGCTGGTCTGCGACGACGATACTGAGATCTCCCACGATGTCGCCTTGCTCGCCGTCGGGCTGACGGCGCCGCCCCTGCTCGTCGAGCTCGGACTCGGTGACGGGCGCGGGGTGCCGGTGCGGGCAACCCTCCAGCACGTGGACCGCGACGACATCTACGCGGTCGGCGACTGCGCGCGGTTCCTCCCGGGTCCGCTGCCCCGCATCGGAGTGCACGGGGTACGGCAAGGACCGGTCCTGCTCCGCAGCCTGCTCATGCGGGTCCGGGGAGAGCCGCTGCCGGTGTACGAGCCCCAGCGCCGGGCACTGTCGATCCTCGACCTCGGGGACGGGGCCGGTCTGGCTGTCTGGGGACCCAGGTGGTGGTACGGCGCCGGACCGCTGCGACTCAAGCGGTACATCGATCGACGGTGGCTGAGGACCTATCGGGAGTGAGGCTCCCCGTCTCGGCTTAGCCGGAGATCTCGCTAGATGCGGGCCGCAGATGACTGCCGAGCGACTCGGCCCGCGCCGCGACGCGCGACCCATACCCCGGCCACCGTCGCTGCCACGACGACGAACGACGAGACGTTGAGCTGTGCGACGCCGGAGAGCCCGTGCCCGAGGTTGCAGCCCCCAGCGATCCAGCCTCCTGCGCCCAGGAGCAGGCCACCGGCCGCGAGTTGGACGTAGCGGACGGGTTCCTCGCCACGGAGCCAAAAACCGCCGGCCGTACGCGCAGACAGGGTCCCGCCCGCCACGATGCCTAGCAGGAACGTGATCAGCCAGTAGTTGGGGGAACCGCTGGCGACGCTCGCGACGGCACCGACGGAGCTGGGACCGAAGGTGGCGCCCCCGATCGCAGCCAGGGCCCATCCGGCCGTGATCGCCACCCCGAGACCGAACCCGATCTGCGGCCATCCCCATTGCCAGTCGTGGGCCGGGGACTCGCGACCAGGTCGCAGCCAGAGCGCGACGGCTACGGCGATCAGGAGAATAACGGCGACCACGAGTTGCGGCATGCCGAGCAGGCCGGGGATCGTTGCGCCTTCGCCACCCGAAAGCACCGTGGGCCCGGGGAGGGTGAGCTGACGGGCGAGCAGTTCGCCTCCCGCCCAGCCGATCAGCCCCACCAACGCGCCGAGCATGCCTGAGCCCAGCCTGTAGAAGAGTCCGGACACGCACGACTTGGCGACGACCATGCCGATACCGATGACGAGTCCACCCGCCACGTTGGCGACCGGCCGGAAGGCCAGGCCCTGGTTTAGCCCGCTGGCGCCAGGGAGGAGGAACAGCAGTGCGAGCCCCACCGAGGCCATGGCCACGCCGAGGGCCCACCCGCGGGCCAGGAGGAACCGGCCGTCAAGTGAGTTGCGGATGGCCGAGTGGAAGCACAACTGTCCCCGCTGCAACACGTAGCCCATGAGCAGGCCGGCGAGGGCCCCGGTGACAGCGGACGTGATCACCCGCGGCCCCGAGAGGATCCGACTTCGGTCGTGGCATTCATCGGTACTCCGGATTGGGGTGCGCGGAGGTCGCTGAAGTCAGTTCGGTTCGCGGCGATCTCGGCATCGAGGAACGCCTGGACGTGATCGGGCAGCACGGTGGGTCTCCTGGTCTGGTCGGCGGGTCCTGCGGGTTCAGGTCATTCTGTCCCTGGCCCGGAGGTGTCGACCTCGATCCCCTTCCAGAAGGCGACCCGGCCTTTGATGCGACGGGCCAGCGGTGAGGGGTGGCGGTAGGTGAACGCTCCGTCGGGGACGACCTGTCCGTCGACGTGGACGTCGTAGTAGCTCGCGACTCCTTTCCAGGGGCAGACGCTGGTGGTGCTGCTGGGTTGCAGCACTCCTTCGGGGACGCTGGGCAGGGGGAAGTACGCGTTGCCCTCGACCGTCACGATGTCGTCTGACGTGGCGACATGGCTGGTCCCGAGCCGTGCCGCGGCGCTGGTCGTGCGTCGCACGGTGCGCAGCAGTCCCATGGTCGTGGCGATGGCGGCACCACCGGCCGAAAGGAGGAGTGCCTCGACCACGGGGTTCCCCGATCCTGTCCACGTAGGTCCCTCCAGGCGACCGGCCGAAGACAGGACCCCCGTGAGCGCCAGGGCTGCGCCGAGGCCGCCGCCGCCAGCGAGCAGGATGCGTCGTCGAGACGAAGGATCACGAGGTGAGGTGTCCTGGCCAACGACCCAGGGCCAGGCCGCTGCCAGGATCAGCGGCGCGAGGTGCCAGGTGGTCGTGGGCTGCCACGCGACGAGCACGGACCACGCCACCGCGACCACGATCGTCCAGATGAGTCCCGCGCTGACATTCTTCCTGCTGCCGGCGCCCCGGGCTCGAACAGTCGCGGATGCCGAGACGGGCCGGTAGCCGGGATCGGTGGCCCTGATCGCCTCGACCACCTGACGCACCGAGGGGTTCACCAGCGCCCGGTCGCCCACGAAGACGGTGGGCACCGTCTCGTCGCCACCGGTGGCCTCCCGCACCCGAGCCGCGGCGTCTGCCGAAGACCAGATGTCGTGCTCGATCGTCGCCACGCCCGCGCGGCTCAGGCCACGACGCAGGGACCCGCAGAAGGGGCAGCCGGGCCGCCACATCACCTCGATACTGGTGGCGGTCGGGTTGGTCTCAGTCATTGCTCGTCCTCGAGTGCGGGAGGTGGGTGTTCAGTGCGCGCGCTTGGCGCCCATGAACAGGATGAGGCCCAGGAAGAGCCCGAAGATCAGGTGCTCGACGAGGAAGGTGCCGTAGCCCACGAGCTCGGCCGTGTTGGTGATCTGGTCCCCGCTGTTGAAGATCGCGGTCGCCAGGGGAGTCCCACGAAGGAGCTGATCACGAAGACCAGGCCGCCCCAGACGACAGCGCCGGCGACGAGCGCCATCCCGCGGATCCGGGTCAGGCTGGCCAGCACGCCGAAGCCCACGCCGTACATCGCGCCGACCATCATGTGGATCAGTGCTCCCAGGAGGGCGTGGCCGGCGAAGAACTCGAAGTTCGAGCCACCCATGGTGGGAGTGCTGGTGGCGGTGCTCATGGTGTCCTCCGGTGAAGTCGAGGCGAATGGGTCGAACTGCCATCGGAACCCGGTGACCTCCCCGTGAGCATCCCGGCAGCCCACATCTGCCTTCGAGCCGGCCACCCGGCGGTGCCGCGGTGGGTCAGAGCGTCCCGGCCCGCACCTGGACGTGCCCGCCGCGCAAACTCCAGGACTGCACTTCGTGTGCTGTTCCCTCGAGCAGAGTCCAGGGACGTGCGTTGATATCCGCCCCACCGAGTAGACAGGCCAGCCGGGCAGCCGGATCGAGCAGCCGGGCCCAGCCGTGGGGCGGCTCCATGTCGACGATTCCCGCGCGACCACCGGGGCGGACCAAGCAAGTGGCCTGCCGCCACGCAGCCTCCCAATTGCCCATCAACGACAGCGAGTAGGTGAAGAGCACCGCGTCAAAGGTCGCACCGGAGCCATCCAGCCCGACGGCGACATGGTCAAGCTGCTCGGCGTCCGCCTCGACCAGGGCAACGTTTCCCGGTGGTGCCTGGATCGTCTTGCGTCGTGCCACCTCGAGCATCTCGCGGCTGCGGTCCACGCCGACAACCTGTCCGCTCCCACCGACGGCCGCAAGGAGGAGCGGGAAGTTGAGCCCGGTCCCGCAGCCGATGTCCAGCACCCGGGATCCCTCCCGCAGGTGCAGGGCAGGAATGACGCGCTCGCGACCGACCCGGTAGATCGGCTCCGCCGACACCGTGTCGTACCACGAGGCGGAGTGCGTGTAGCGCGACATGGGACCCTTGCGTTTCGGATAGACGATGGGGCCGGTACTGAGCGCCGGGCCAGTAGGAGTGCCAGCACGGTGTCAGAGCCAAAGGTCTCAGCACCGCAAAGCGACGCGGGAAGCATTACCCGTGCTCAGCGGGTTTCCCAGTCGTGACGGCTCCCCGACCCCCGGATGACGCTACCCGGAAGTCCTCCTTCCAAGACTTGGTGGAGCCCGAGATCGAGGTCCTGCTCAGGGTGGCACTCACCATCACCTCGAACCAGGCCGATGCCGAAGACCTCGTGCAGGAGACCCTGCTGCGCGCCTACCGGGCGATGGATCGCTTTGACGGCCGGCATCCGCGGGCCTGGCTGCTGACCATCCTGCGCAACACGAACGCCAACATGCACCGCCGCCAGCGGCCGGGCACGATCGGCGACTGGGAACTCATCCGGACCGCCAGGCCGGCCTTCGGCAGGGCAGAGCTGCCAAGCGCCGAGGACAGCTTCGTGGACCACGAGCTGCACGCGGATCTCGACGCAGCCGTCCGCGCCCTCGACCCCCGTTTCCGGGCAGCTCTCATCCTCGTCGACGTTCACGACCTGAGCTACGCCGAGGCAGCCGCGGTCATGGGGGTCCCCGTCGGCACGGTGATGTCGCGGCTCAGTCGCGCACGTGGCCGCGTCCGCAAGTCGCTCCGATTCAGCCCACTCACCCGAGGAGACCTGTCATGACTGGGACTCTGCGTCAGATGCTGACCTGCCACTGGTCCGCGCGCCGCATCCAGCGCTATCTCGACGCTGACCCGGTAGCCCGGCTCACGCCCGGAGAGATCTCGCGACTCGAGGGGCACCTGGCGACGTGCGAGAAGTGCACTCAGGTCGCCACCGAACACCGTGCCCTGCACCGGGCGCTGTCGCTGTGGTCAGGCGGAACGGGCGTCGACCCTGAGTCGGTCGATCGGGTCCGAGACTTCCTGTCCACTATCAACGACGAGGACACCGCGTGACCATCGGCCAGCCGACCTCTACCCCATCTTCAGCCGCCTCGCAGGACGAGCCGTGGGACCTTCTGGTCGTCGGGGGCGGGACGGCCGGGATCGTCGGTGCGAAGACCGCCGCGCGGCTCGGTGCCCGGGTCCTCCTGGTGGAACGGGAGCGCACCGGGGGAGACTGTCTGTGGACCGGCTGCGTCCCGTCCAAGGCGCTCCTGGCTGCCGCGGGCGTCGCTGCCAGTGCGCGCACGGGCCATAAATTCGGCATCGGGGTCGCGGAGGTCTCCGTCGACTTCGCGAAGGTCATGGATCACGTGCGAGCGTCGATCCAGCACATCGCACCCGTCGATTCCGTCGAAGCGCTCGAGAAGGCGTCGGTCTCCGTGCGCACGGCGACCGCCCGTTTCACCGGGCCGGACTCGGCCGAGATCGACGGGGTGCCGGTGAGGTTTCGACAGGCACTCGTGGCCACCGGTGCCTCACCGGCGGTTCCTCGCATCCCCGGCCTGAGCGAGGTCAACCACCTGACCAGCGACACCGTGTGGGGGCTGAGTGAGCTCCCCGCTGAGCTGGTGGTCCTCGGTGGCGGGAGCATCGGCTGCGAGCTGGGCCAGGCCTTCGCCCGCCTCGGCAGCAGGGTCTCAGTGGTCGAGGGCGCACCCCGGATCCTGCCTCGCGAAGACCCTCTCGCGGCAGCGGAGCTCGCGCGCGCCCTGCTAGAGGACGGCGTCGACCTCCATACCGGCTCAGGAGTCGCCAGAGTCGAGCCCACCGGCCCGCGGTCCGGGGTGCTCCACCTCGACAGCGGCCAGCAGGTGCCGTTCTCCTGCCTCCTGGTGGCCGTCGGACGAGCGCCTCGCAGCGGCGACGCCGGGCTGGCTGCCGCGGGTGTGGAGGTCGATGACCGCGGGTTCGTCGTGGTCGACGACCTCTTGCGAACCACCAATCCACGCATCTGGGCTGCCGGTGACCTCACCGGTCACCCGCAATTCACCCACACCGCGGGCGTGCACGCGAGCCTGGCCGCGTCCAACGCCATCCTGGGCGTACGCCGCAAGGTCGACCTGACCGCGGAGCCGCGGGTCACCTTCACCGACCCGGAGGTGGCGGCGGTCGGCCTCGAGACCGATCGGGTCCCTCCCGGGCTGCGCACCATCGACTGGTCCCACTCCCACGTCGACCGGGCGGTCGCGCAGGGCGCGCTCGGCGGCTTCGCCCGTCTGGTCATCGACAAGCGTGGCCGTGTCCTCGGTGCCACGGTGGTCGGGCCACGGGCAGGGGAGACCCTCGGTGAGCTGACCCTGGCGGTCACCCGGGGACTCACGACCCGCGATCTCGCCGGCGTGACCCACGCCTACCCCACCTACAACGACGGACCGTGGAATGCCGCGATCTCCGACGTCCAGGACCAGCTCGAACGCCCCGCCACCCAGCGCGCCCTGGGGGCCCTGGCGCGGGCGCGTACATGGTGGGTCAGCCGAGACCACTGACCAGGCTGGCCGGGCGCGCGAACCATCGACATCAAACGAGGCCGACGCATCTCCGTCAGGAGAGGTCCCGGAAGCCCGCCACGATGCGCTGGGCGGCGCTGACACCCACGACGGCCGCCCACACCGTGGCGATGACCCCTGCGTGAGTGGGGATGAGCAGCCACAACGAGTGCACGGCAATGGTCTCGGTCCCCTCTGCGAGCCCTCCGAGAAAGCTGAGTGAGCGACCATCCTCACGCTGTCGCCCGGTGCGCTCGGCGATGGAGGAGAAAGCCAGGAACGCCGTGCCGTTCAGGTAGTAGGCCAGGAGCACCAGCAGGAAGGGCAACCATTCGGCGTCGTACTGACGTGTAGCGCCGATGGCTACCCCGACCACGGTCGCGCCGTACACGGCGAAGTCGGCGGTGATGTCCAGGAAGCCGCCGGCCTCGGAACCGTGTGATGTCTCGGGGTTGCCGTGAGCGGCGGTGCGGCGCCGGCGAGCAAGGGGGCCGTCAAGTCCGTCCATCGCACGGGAGAACAGCCACAGTCCCAGCGCCCACCACCACAGCTGTGCTGCGGCGGCTGCGGCGCTGGCCAGCCCGGTGGCCAGGCCGAGCAGAGTCAGTCGGTTGGGGCTCACGAACGGCCGGTCGAGGAGCCGGGCCAGCCTGGACAAGGGCCGATCCAAGAATCGGCGAGCCGGTGCGTCAAGCATGGGTTCGGTGCGCAGCGGTGTGGTCCCCGCGGCGAGCGTCCAGTCGTCGCGCCCACCAGGACCCGCCGACGACGAGAATGATCAGGGCGGAGCCGGCGGCGGCCAGGCCCCACGGATTGGTGCCGTAGGCCCCCAACGCTGCATAGGCAAGACTGCCGGGCACCATTCCGAGCGCACTGCCCAGCACATAGTGGCGGAACTTCACGCCTGAGAGCCCGGAGGCGTAGTTGATGGCGATGAAGGGCACGAGCGGGACCAGGCGAACGATGAGGACCGCGGAGAGACCGTGGTCAGCCAGTAGCGCGTCGACGCGCGCCAGGCGGCCACGGATGAGACGGTCGACGGCGTCACGTCCGAGCAGTCTTCCGACACCGAAGGAGATGACCGCGCCGACCAGGGCTGCGGCCAGGGAGAGCGCGGCACCGGCCCACAACCCGAACAGCGCCCCGCCTGCGGCGGTGAGCACCGCCTTGGGGCAGGGGATGAGGGCCAGGCCGACGTAGAGAGCGAAGAACAGGGCAGGACCCCACACGCCCGCTGCGTCGACGCGCGACCTCAATGCTGCGATGTCGGGGGTCCCGAGGATGAGGGCAAGGCCGATCGCACCAAGAAGAACCAGAGCGAGCGCACCTGCCTTGACGAGGGCGGCTCTATCCATGGGTGATCCTGACGTCTCGATGCACTGGACTTCCTACGTCGGGAAGTCCCTGAGTATCTCGAAGTGTTCCCGATGTGACATGTTCCCTGCTCCGGAGGTCTGATGCGCCCGCGCCTTGCCCGACTGCTCCCTGCCGCGTTACTCGGACTGGCCGCCTCCGCCTGTGCCGCCCCGGGAGCGCCGGCGGGCTCCACGACCGAGAACCGCTCCTGGTCGCAGATCACCGACCAGGCCAAGGGGCAGACCGTCGACCTGTGGATGTACGGCGGCGACCAGCAGGGCAATGCCTACGTCGACGACGTGCTCACACCGGCCGCGGCGAAGCTCGGGGTGACCTTGAGGCGGGTCCCGGTGGCGGACACCAAGGACGCCATGACCCGCATCCTGGCTGAACGGCAAGCCGGCAAGGAGGACGGCACGGTGGACCTGGTGTGGGTCAACGGCGACAACTTCGCGACCGGCAAGCAGGCCGATGCCTGGCGTTGTGGCTGGTCCTCGAAGCTGCCGAACATGACGTTCGTGGCGCCCGACGACGCCCTGGTCATCCAGGACTTCGGGACCGATGTCGCAGGCTGCGAGGCGCCGTGGCACAAGGCACAGTTCACGATGGTCTACGACTCGGCGCGAGTCGATACGCCACCGACGTCGATGGCCGGTGTCCTGCAGTGGGCGCAGGACCATCCTGGCCGGTTCACCTACCCGGCCCCGCCCGACTTCACCGGCTCGGTCTTCCTCCGCGAGGTGCTCTACAGCACCTCGGGCGGCTACGCGAAGATCCCCTCGCAGTTCGACCAAGGCGCCTACGACAAGCTGACCCCCCAGCTCTGGGATGTTCTGAAGGGCGTGGCGCCCTCGTTGTGGCGCCAAGGGCGGACCTACCCCCGAGACTCGGTGGCCCTGGACCGGCTCTACGCCGACGGGGAGGTAGACATGACCATGACCTACGGGCCGGCCACGCTCACCAAGCTCGTCTCTGACGGCACCTTCCCGGCGACCACACGTGTCCTCCCTCTTGAGGAGGGGACCATCGGCAACGCCAGCTTCCTTGCCATTCCCTCCTCGGCCGGCGACCCCGAGGGCGCGATGGTGGTGGCCAACCTGGCTCTGTCGCCCGAGCAGCAGGCGATCAAGGCCGACCCGGACACGTGGGGACAGTTCACGGTGCTCGACACCGACCTGCTGAGCCCATCCGATCGGGCACGGTTCGACGACCTTCCGACCTCGGCCGTCGTGCCGCCCTACGACGTGCTCTCACGCAACGCCGACCCCGAGCTCGCCTCGTCCTGGGTGCCGCGACTGGACGAAGGCTGGCGCAAGGCAGCGCTGGGTTCAGGATCGTGACCCCACACCCCACCAGCACCCATGACCTCCGAGCCATCAGGCAGTTCGGCGGTGCACGGCTCGTCGCCCCCGCGGTGCTCCTCATCGTGGCGGTGACCGGCACGGCGCTCGTCGCCGTCGTTGCCACCAGTCTCGGACTGCTGCCCCTCGTGGGACAGCCCCGCCTGAGCACCGACGGATACACCACACTCGCTGGTGATCTGCGCGCCGCGACGCAAGAGTCCCTGATCACTGCCGCCACCGCGACCCTGCTGGCCGCGGCCATCGGGCTCATCATCGCCACCGTCGTTGTGCGTGCAGGCCGCGGCGTTCGACCCGTCATCGGTCTGGCCGTCGCGGTGCTGACGGTGCCGCACCTGGTGGGTGCGGCCGCGACCGTGCTGCTGCTCTCCGATGTCGGTCTGGCCCAGCGCTGGTCGGGGATCCCAGCAGCCTCGTGGCCAGAGCTGATGGGCGGACGCTGGCCCTGGGCAACCGTGCTCGAGCTCGCCTGGAAGGAATCGGCCTTCGTGGCGCTGGTTGTCGTCGCTTCCATCGG
This is a stretch of genomic DNA from Nocardioides sp. InS609-2. It encodes these proteins:
- a CDS encoding ABC transporter permease subunit, with product MTPHPTSTHDLRAIRQFGGARLVAPAVLLIVAVTGTALVAVVATSLGLLPLVGQPRLSTDGYTTLAGDLRAATQESLITAATATLLAAAIGLIIATVVVRAGRGVRPVIGLAVAVLTVPHLVGAAATVLLLSDVGLAQRWSGIPAASWPELMGGRWPWATVLELAWKESAFVALVVVASIGRHYADLREVAAVLGAAPRAQWRRVLLPLSAPALASSSLIVFVYSLGTYEVARLLGRAYPEPLPVMAYRLFTDIDTVARPQAAATAVVATGLALLAAVAVLPLVRRLGADR
- a CDS encoding ABC transporter substrate-binding protein, with translation MRPRLARLLPAALLGLAASACAAPGAPAGSTTENRSWSQITDQAKGQTVDLWMYGGDQQGNAYVDDVLTPAAAKLGVTLRRVPVADTKDAMTRILAERQAGKEDGTVDLVWVNGDNFATGKQADAWRCGWSSKLPNMTFVAPDDALVIQDFGTDVAGCEAPWHKAQFTMVYDSARVDTPPTSMAGVLQWAQDHPGRFTYPAPPDFTGSVFLREVLYSTSGGYAKIPSQFDQGAYDKLTPQLWDVLKGVAPSLWRQGRTYPRDSVALDRLYADGEVDMTMTYGPATLTKLVSDGTFPATTRVLPLEEGTIGNASFLAIPSSAGDPEGAMVVANLALSPEQQAIKADPDTWGQFTVLDTDLLSPSDRARFDDLPTSAVVPPYDVLSRNADPELASSWVPRLDEGWRKAALGSGS